In Cenarchaeum symbiont of Oopsacas minuta, a single window of DNA contains:
- a CDS encoding Cob(I)alamin adenosyltransferase (cobO, btuR) produces the protein MAGKKGLVIVYTGGGKGKTTAALGLALRAVGYGLKICMIQFIKGSWHYGEIDSIKRLAPEFEIIAAGKGFVGILDDVSPHEEHEKAGQEAIMLAKKTIHSSKYDIVILDEVNYAVDMGLVSMDDVIEIISTKPPKLDLVLTGNNAKPEIIEIADLVTEMKEIKHPFKSGIKAKKGIDF, from the coding sequence TTGGCTGGAAAAAAAGGTCTAGTTATAGTATATACTGGAGGTGGTAAAGGAAAGACCACTGCAGCATTGGGTTTGGCATTACGTGCTGTCGGATATGGTTTAAAGATCTGTATGATACAATTTATCAAGGGATCTTGGCATTATGGAGAAATAGATTCGATAAAACGACTAGCTCCAGAATTTGAAATTATAGCTGCTGGGAAAGGATTTGTTGGCATATTAGACGATGTTAGCCCGCATGAAGAACATGAAAAAGCTGGTCAAGAAGCAATAATGCTAGCAAAAAAAACAATACATTCTAGCAAATATGATATTGTGATTTTGGATGAAGTAAACTATGCTGTAGACATGGGACTTGTTTCGATGGATGATGTAATAGAGATCATATCTACAAAACCACCAAAATTGGATCTAGTACTTACAGGCAACAATGCAAAACCTGAGATAATAGAAATTGCGGATTTAGTAACTGAAATGAAGGAGATAAAACATCCATTCAAGTCTGGAATAAAAGCTAAAAAAGGTATAGATTTCTAA
- a CDS encoding putative membrane protein, with translation MNDIRVNYVGIIAFISNIVLAVGGTIFSIMIIRLLPPDDFGFWILISSLITYVLILDPIPSYWLVRRISRGDKLAKTGLFTSTGLSGIGVIVYVGLIFIVYVTLNVDLIILIVAVLLIPTGFLKNSIASVCLGCKPQAISYSVITSILVKLIVGIVLVFGLKLGLLGLLIAVIIENIAGIISMFMLTRSQNVMGVLDYKFIRFVFSMSWLSIFTNAPYIIRNLDVLIFPILTGSLVGAAYWGIGLTLSRFIIYSGSISHGVYTKILATNDIAPAINNLRYMLFVAIPILSLIISLSKPALYVLNPLYVHISLPVILYSFNAMAFLLLMFFVNVLNGKDEVDINNTTSFKKYVNSDLFHTSTILTIYSISYVVTFTVLLYLKIFGESDLELVIGWAMTSFIFTAFFTIIIFILLKQKYDFTFPYISIIKYILSAILIIIITNYITEYLFTYSGTVYNLIPQLLSIIAIGFSIYLLISIVIDKPCRELIQSCFREIAKMKKFK, from the coding sequence ATGAATGATATACGTGTTAATTATGTAGGGATCATTGCATTTATTTCAAATATAGTTTTAGCTGTCGGCGGCACAATATTCTCAATTATGATTATTAGATTATTACCTCCAGATGATTTTGGATTTTGGATATTGATATCATCTTTAATTACATATGTTTTGATACTAGATCCAATTCCATCATATTGGCTTGTCCGAAGAATATCTAGAGGTGATAAACTCGCAAAAACTGGACTTTTTACTAGCACTGGTTTATCTGGTATAGGAGTAATTGTATATGTTGGCCTGATTTTTATTGTATATGTAACTCTAAACGTAGATTTGATAATCTTAATTGTCGCAGTATTGTTGATACCTACAGGATTTTTAAAAAATTCTATAGCATCAGTATGTTTAGGCTGCAAACCTCAAGCCATATCATATAGTGTAATTACCTCAATTCTAGTTAAACTCATAGTCGGCATAGTTTTGGTGTTTGGTTTGAAATTAGGCCTACTCGGATTACTCATTGCGGTCATTATAGAAAACATCGCAGGTATAATTAGCATGTTTATGCTGACTCGTTCGCAAAATGTGATGGGAGTACTCGATTACAAATTTATAAGATTTGTCTTTTCAATGTCATGGCTATCTATATTCACAAATGCTCCTTACATCATTCGTAATCTTGATGTATTAATATTTCCAATATTAACTGGTTCTTTGGTGGGAGCTGCTTATTGGGGCATCGGACTTACATTAAGTCGATTCATAATATATTCTGGATCTATATCTCATGGCGTATACACAAAAATCCTCGCAACCAATGATATTGCACCAGCTATCAATAATTTAAGATATATGTTATTTGTTGCGATTCCAATATTATCTTTAATCATATCATTATCCAAGCCTGCATTATATGTGTTAAATCCATTATACGTTCACATATCTCTCCCAGTTATATTATATTCATTTAACGCAATGGCATTCTTATTATTAATGTTTTTTGTAAATGTTTTGAATGGAAAAGATGAAGTTGATATCAATAATACAACTAGTTTCAAAAAATATGTAAATAGTGATCTTTTTCATACATCTACAATTCTAACAATTTATTCTATATCATACGTCGTAACATTTACTGTATTATTATATTTAAAAATATTTGGAGAATCTGATCTTGAATTAGTCATAGGTTGGGCTATGACTTCGTTTATTTTCACGGCATTTTTTACTATAATTATTTTTATTTTATTAAAACAAAAATATGATTTTACATTTCCATACATATCAATTATAAAATATATTTTATCTGCAATTTTAATAATTATTATAACAAATTATATCACAGAATACCTCTTTACATATTCTGGAACTGTTTATAATCTCATTCCACAATTATTATCAATAATCGCAATCGGATTCTCGATTTATCTTTTAATTAGTATTGTAATAGATAAGCCATGTAGAGAATTAATACAATCATGTTTTAGAGAAATAGCTAAAATGAAAAAATTCAAATAA
- a CDS encoding translation initiation factor IF-2 subunit alpha, translating to MSMELPEVGEIIIATVTKIMDHGAYVTLDEYDDIQGFLHISEIAPGWIRSVSKYVKIGEKKVLLVKRVSKNRSDIDLSLKQISIDQKKKKLLEVKKYEKGKTLLSSVIQKAKLSQEDAEKLEELLYEKFDSVYDAFSKIARDGAESVKNLDVSKNIADAIVETSSKIRLSSVEIRGIMDISVKSSNGVETIRDILVAATKNDGVKISYMGAPKYRISVTASDFKSAERTIKPITSKIQQLIEKKKGTFQFVRAESKKTRDD from the coding sequence ATGAGCATGGAATTACCCGAAGTTGGTGAAATTATTATTGCGACAGTAACAAAAATTATGGATCATGGTGCATATGTGACACTAGATGAATATGATGATATTCAAGGTTTTTTACATATATCTGAGATTGCTCCTGGCTGGATACGTTCTGTCAGTAAATATGTGAAAATTGGAGAAAAAAAAGTTTTACTAGTAAAAAGAGTAAGCAAAAATCGATCCGATATTGATCTATCTCTTAAACAAATATCCATTGATCAAAAAAAGAAAAAACTATTAGAAGTTAAAAAATATGAAAAAGGAAAAACATTACTAAGCAGTGTAATTCAAAAAGCTAAACTCTCTCAAGAGGATGCTGAAAAATTAGAAGAATTATTGTATGAAAAATTTGATTCTGTCTATGATGCTTTCTCAAAAATTGCACGTGACGGCGCAGAGTCAGTAAAAAATCTAGACGTCTCAAAAAATATAGCGGATGCCATAGTTGAAACTAGCTCAAAAATTCGATTATCGTCAGTTGAAATCCGAGGAATAATGGACATATCTGTGAAAAGTTCTAATGGTGTTGAAACAATACGTGACATACTTGTGGCCGCTACCAAAAATGATGGTGTTAAAATATCTTACATGGGAGCTCCAAAATACCGTATATCCGTAACTGCCAGTGATTTTAAATCTGCAGAGCGTACAATCAAACCTATTACATCAAAAATACAACAATTAATTGAAAAGAAAAAAGGCACATTTCAGTTTGTTAGAGCAGAATCCAAAAAAACAAGAGATGATTAA
- a CDS encoding ribosome biogenesis protein: MKFQLFKCEKCVAYTFKTICSQCGGDTKLSHPAKYSPDDKYARYRLAENYD, translated from the coding sequence ATGAAATTTCAACTTTTTAAATGTGAAAAATGTGTAGCGTATACTTTTAAAACAATCTGTTCGCAGTGTGGTGGAGATACAAAGTTATCCCATCCTGCAAAGTATTCTCCTGATGATAAATATGCAAGATACCGCCTTGCAGAAAATTATGACTAG
- a CDS encoding Membrane protein required for N-linked glycosylation, translating to MYYHHLLVIAVLALAVSMSAMVRSYPLEYGYELNEFDPFYNYRVTDYIIENGVFAYKDWHDDKVWYPTGRDISATSQEMLHYTAAGLYTVFGGNMPLYDFLIPLPLIFGALTSIAVFAMVRVIGGTTAGMLASMFFAISVPIINRGTIGWFKSEPLGLFYGVIGMYFLLSGIKSNNKKTSIIKLVLGGVFITFGLSAWGGIQFFIIPIGLFFLSLPFIRKDLKFIAVAASTFTISMFTCMLFFESGGVRELTSFVGLSIAAPTIFIILANILQKKQPKQYMRNISLLVTGFFIAGISAIMTNTVIQFLPSPTYRYLTAINPFLKSNDVLVQSVAEHATTTIQQSFSFFSVLLIFAGIGAWFMLANRDRIKTYLPNISYDMVVFSLTLAITGAYISSAFIRLELFATFAVITLASIAIAIISAEMFKPRISKKHSNIHQVAKIGFVIVIVALLITPTLTPVYGNWTNSSRGPPTLLNGGTSWGITNDDWPKTFEWIKTNTPEDAIIGSWWDYGYWLTTLADRTTLADNGTLSTVQISKIGRTMVSDPDEAWQTLTDWGVDYFTIFIVAQKIQDEPPLYFLRGGGDESKKVWFIRIGGEDLRRYVYGDGFSGTDYFWDSTLLGSMIPFSISTYYNQQTGDQSPTYRSGYTGIYHKDIKYPSTGDGPLKLAYVSDSFREDHSIITAVLIYEVNKDYVPTITPKLSEVEQNTARVTTSLGQFIIELDRDAAPNTVQNFVNLTKAGVYDNTLFHRIIPDYILQGGDPNTKYYGRDAWGFGDPGYNIDIEYNELSHTKYAISMARTDDVNSAGSQFFIMLENSTQLDGQYTVFGRVTSGQNVIDRLGAINTTDNDQPIQAYDAIVEKIEILR from the coding sequence ATGTATTATCATCATTTGTTAGTTATAGCCGTACTTGCACTAGCTGTATCTATGTCTGCCATGGTACGCTCATATCCGCTTGAATATGGTTATGAGTTGAACGAATTTGATCCATTTTACAACTATAGGGTAACAGATTACATAATTGAAAACGGCGTATTTGCGTATAAAGATTGGCATGATGATAAAGTGTGGTATCCGACGGGTCGAGATATTTCAGCTACTTCACAAGAAATGCTACACTACACTGCTGCTGGATTATACACTGTATTTGGAGGTAATATGCCGTTATATGATTTTCTCATACCACTACCACTAATATTTGGAGCTCTTACTTCAATTGCAGTCTTTGCCATGGTTCGCGTCATCGGTGGCACAACAGCAGGTATGCTAGCATCCATGTTTTTTGCAATTTCAGTTCCTATTATAAACAGAGGTACAATAGGCTGGTTCAAGTCAGAGCCATTAGGACTTTTTTATGGAGTTATTGGAATGTATTTTCTTCTAAGTGGTATAAAATCCAATAATAAAAAAACATCAATAATAAAACTTGTTCTAGGAGGAGTTTTCATAACATTTGGTCTTTCTGCATGGGGAGGAATCCAATTTTTTATAATTCCAATAGGATTATTCTTCCTATCTCTGCCATTTATTAGAAAAGACCTAAAGTTTATTGCTGTAGCAGCATCTACGTTTACCATTTCTATGTTTACATGTATGTTATTCTTTGAAAGTGGTGGAGTAAGAGAGTTGACAAGCTTTGTCGGTTTGTCAATTGCAGCTCCAACTATATTTATCATACTAGCCAATATTTTGCAAAAAAAACAGCCAAAACAGTATATGCGAAACATATCTTTACTAGTCACAGGATTTTTTATAGCTGGCATATCTGCAATTATGACTAATACAGTAATCCAATTTTTGCCTAGTCCAACTTATAGATATCTAACGGCAATCAATCCTTTTCTAAAATCAAATGATGTTCTAGTTCAATCCGTAGCAGAACACGCCACAACCACCATACAACAATCTTTTTCATTCTTTTCGGTACTTTTGATATTTGCTGGCATTGGAGCTTGGTTTATGCTTGCAAACAGAGACAGAATCAAAACATATTTGCCAAATATTTCATACGATATGGTAGTTTTTTCACTCACATTAGCAATTACAGGTGCCTATATCAGTTCAGCGTTTATTAGACTAGAACTATTTGCAACATTTGCAGTTATAACGTTAGCGTCAATAGCCATAGCTATCATTAGTGCCGAGATGTTCAAACCTCGAATATCAAAGAAACATTCCAATATTCATCAAGTAGCAAAAATTGGTTTTGTCATAGTTATTGTAGCACTTTTGATAACTCCCACACTTACACCCGTATATGGAAATTGGACAAATTCATCAAGAGGTCCTCCCACACTACTAAACGGGGGAACAAGTTGGGGCATAACCAATGACGACTGGCCAAAAACATTTGAATGGATAAAAACTAACACTCCAGAAGATGCCATAATAGGATCATGGTGGGATTATGGTTATTGGTTAACCACATTGGCTGATAGAACCACTCTTGCAGACAACGGAACGTTGAGCACTGTACAAATTTCCAAAATTGGTCGCACTATGGTTAGTGATCCAGATGAAGCTTGGCAAACATTAACTGATTGGGGTGTTGATTACTTTACGATATTTATTGTTGCGCAGAAAATACAAGATGAACCTCCACTTTATTTTTTACGTGGTGGTGGAGATGAAAGTAAAAAAGTATGGTTCATAAGAATTGGAGGTGAAGATTTGCGTAGATATGTCTATGGAGACGGTTTTAGTGGAACAGATTATTTTTGGGATAGTACATTATTGGGAAGTATGATACCATTTTCCATATCAACATACTATAATCAACAGACAGGTGACCAAAGTCCCACTTATCGTAGTGGATATACGGGAATATACCACAAGGATATAAAATATCCCTCAACAGGAGATGGGCCATTAAAACTAGCATATGTATCAGATTCATTTAGAGAAGATCATAGCATAATAACAGCAGTCCTAATATACGAAGTAAACAAAGATTACGTTCCAACAATTACTCCAAAATTATCAGAAGTAGAACAAAATACTGCACGTGTAACAACTAGCCTAGGACAGTTTATCATAGAGCTTGATCGAGATGCGGCTCCAAATACGGTACAAAACTTTGTAAATCTAACAAAAGCAGGAGTTTATGACAATACATTATTTCACAGAATTATTCCAGATTACATACTACAAGGTGGAGATCCAAATACAAAATACTATGGAAGAGATGCTTGGGGATTTGGAGATCCAGGTTATAATATAGATATTGAATATAATGAATTATCTCATACAAAATATGCCATATCCATGGCAAGAACTGACGATGTAAACAGTGCTGGCTCACAATTTTTCATAATGTTGGAAAACTCTACTCAGCTTGATGGACAATATACGGTATTTGGTCGTGTTACTAGTGGACAAAATGTTATAGATAGGCTCGGAGCTATAAATACGACGGATAATGATCAACCAATACAAGCTTATGATGCAATAGTTGAAAAAATAGAGATTTTACGCTAG
- a CDS encoding glycosyl transferase family 4: MDTSLIISTIVSCTIAFALVYIITPPLMRWLNHKKIQVPDAHVPGNIMVARPGGPAIVAGIVTGCIVLYVFLQQEWILAVAITTLAAFAVGLIDDLKRLGGWFKPLALAASATPLIIFGSYGPDLTVPLFGTIHIPILYSGVAILGVVLMGNTINSIDIFSGLASAFVAIASAALMISLLILGNYEVAAASAILTVSSIAYYRFHRIPCKIFPGDSGALALGVSYGSIAISGGVEIVAVIAMLPAVINSFLFLSGTKRIMEYKDVKKKSTALTDDFKMIATFEKGAVPSLVSIILARGKPMSETQLVRVILGLAVISACMAITTAVMMLVKAL, translated from the coding sequence ATGGATACTAGCTTGATTATCAGCACAATTGTTTCATGCACTATTGCATTTGCTCTAGTGTACATAATCACTCCTCCTTTGATGAGATGGTTAAATCATAAAAAAATACAAGTGCCTGATGCACACGTGCCCGGTAATATCATGGTGGCGCGCCCGGGAGGACCTGCAATCGTAGCTGGCATTGTAACAGGGTGCATAGTATTGTATGTATTCTTGCAACAAGAATGGATACTTGCGGTGGCTATTACCACACTTGCAGCTTTTGCAGTGGGATTGATAGATGATCTGAAGAGATTAGGCGGATGGTTCAAACCACTTGCACTTGCAGCTTCTGCTACACCGTTGATAATATTTGGTTCGTATGGACCAGATTTGACAGTTCCATTGTTTGGAACAATACATATTCCAATTTTGTATAGCGGCGTTGCAATACTTGGGGTAGTATTGATGGGAAACACAATAAATTCTATAGACATCTTTAGTGGTTTGGCAAGTGCCTTTGTGGCGATCGCATCTGCTGCATTGATGATCTCTCTTCTCATACTTGGAAATTATGAAGTAGCAGCAGCTTCGGCAATTTTGACTGTATCATCTATTGCATATTATCGATTTCATAGAATTCCGTGCAAGATATTTCCAGGAGATTCGGGAGCCCTTGCACTAGGTGTATCATATGGATCTATTGCAATATCTGGAGGTGTAGAGATCGTTGCTGTTATAGCCATGTTACCTGCGGTCATAAACTCATTTTTGTTTTTATCTGGAACAAAACGCATCATGGAGTACAAAGATGTAAAGAAAAAATCCACTGCTCTTACAGATGATTTCAAGATGATTGCTACTTTTGAAAAAGGAGCCGTTCCTTCATTGGTCAGCATAATACTTGCTAGAGGAAAACCAATGAGCGAAACACAATTGGTGCGCGTAATATTGGGTCTTGCTGTAATTTCTGCCTGTATGGCGATAACCACCGCGGTCATGATGCTGGTGAAGGCACTATGA
- a CDS encoding putative membrane protein, with protein MTGTRTVIIFMFFMWALILLEGGIIKHAIDFAAISGYGDIGNLIVKSLLIIGFVIVWIFVLSKLKNIIFNKQILR; from the coding sequence ATGACAGGCACGCGTACAGTCATAATCTTTATGTTTTTCATGTGGGCTCTGATTCTTTTAGAAGGAGGAATAATAAAACATGCTATTGATTTTGCGGCAATTTCTGGATATGGGGATATTGGTAATTTAATAGTAAAATCTCTTCTTATCATAGGATTTGTTATAGTATGGATATTTGTTCTCTCAAAATTAAAAAATATTATTTTTAACAAACAAATTTTGCGTTAA
- a CDS encoding NAD-dependent epimerase/dehydratase translates to MGYLTNMKSNIKIAITGANGFVAKNLRKRFRNLNVQTICIARKNFKSNFNETKIISPKYDSKDIFSLLKNCTTMIHLAGSGVQTVDSDYRTSNVELTQKMTHLCHKARIKRFVYNSGLGVSKHSTSGYFISKYQAEQVVQKSGLDYVIFRPSYIMGKGDALTRSIKMQKKQGRIIVPGSGKYRIQPIYIKDVCNILSDAAILKRYSKKILNLAGPDIVTFQDFVKRIGGKKYLVKANLEAEYRLATRGTGRFSLDDLCIMIGDYTGNIKPLERLYDLQLTRFDAMLDACGLL, encoded by the coding sequence ATGGGATATTTAACAAACATGAAATCTAATATAAAAATAGCAATTACTGGAGCAAATGGTTTTGTAGCAAAAAACTTGCGCAAAAGATTTAGAAATTTAAATGTGCAAACAATCTGTATAGCAAGAAAGAATTTTAAATCAAATTTTAATGAAACAAAGATTATCTCACCTAAATATGATTCAAAAGATATCTTTTCTCTACTAAAAAATTGTACAACAATGATACATCTTGCAGGTTCTGGAGTACAGACTGTAGATTCTGATTATCGTACATCTAATGTAGAATTAACACAAAAAATGACGCATCTGTGTCACAAGGCTAGAATAAAACGATTCGTCTATAATAGTGGACTTGGCGTATCAAAGCATTCGACATCTGGATACTTCATATCGAAATATCAAGCAGAGCAAGTTGTGCAAAAATCGGGTCTTGATTATGTGATATTTCGTCCTTCGTACATAATGGGAAAAGGTGATGCTCTGACTAGAAGCATAAAGATGCAAAAAAAGCAAGGTCGTATCATAGTTCCAGGTTCAGGCAAATATCGAATTCAACCAATATACATCAAAGATGTTTGCAATATACTCTCTGATGCGGCCATCTTGAAAAGATATTCAAAAAAGATCCTAAATTTGGCAGGTCCTGACATAGTGACATTTCAAGATTTTGTAAAAAGAATAGGCGGGAAAAAATATCTCGTAAAAGCAAATCTAGAAGCTGAATATCGTCTTGCAACAAGAGGCACGGGAAGATTTAGTCTTGACGACCTGTGTATAATGATAGGTGACTATACGGGAAATATAAAACCACTTGAGAGATTATATGACTTACAATTGACTAGGTTTGATGCAATGTTAGATGCCTGCGGCCTCTTGTAA